A window of Xylophilus sp. GW821-FHT01B05 contains these coding sequences:
- a CDS encoding IPTL-CTERM sorting domain-containing protein: MRRSAAAIALAACAMPVLAGGEPLVQREFAGRGNRFIAMPAGDAAAGFRAMAAGRRLAFGVSDIQVQMKGDALQAKRLGGSSALRYAFDGGAAVAPQGVDPSATLYHWLVGERAQWLTGLKSYGGIAYRGVWPGTDAVFAGDAQGFKYQFELAAGADPARVAWRVDGADDVQVNAAGALVWHVGGETVVDDAPVVYQPVGAARVPVASAYRIEPLGANSWRISFSLAAYDTSRPLVIDPAWIGYSGLVGGNADDQVLAVARDVPGNTYACGVTRSLDLPGASRLGSQGSDDAFVVKFNAQGTAQFVTYLGGSNNDSCNGIALDGAGNIYLAGGTASSNFPVAGSDGANRLRRTKGSDRDAFVTRLAPSGASVGYSGFIGGSEDDQANAIAVDSAGRAYVTGFSTCTATQAAGCVTASTAFPALTGPRLTHGGDALGTGGMDAFVARVAADGGTLEYAGFIGGDGGAEMGNAIAAGDDGTAYVAGSTDSASGLAAPGGFRTTANPRAVDAADGFAAKVLADGSGLGYFTLLTGSPPANGESGADRALAIALENDGSVVVGGETDSANFPASEANARVGTGPQVASGGGMDGFVLRLDAAGASIDLASYVGGSGYDFVSGVATDGLAFYLAGVTNPGTGFPTVAQGGLSATRRGGQDGFLASIARATPMAFAYAGFIGTPASDALYALAATEADGGTILSLGGVTTTSGTSGLTLPTTGASSASAAASNGLVLRIDPFGPPANVAVQAGTPQSAPINTAFATALQVKVLDGDGAPMRSVVVSFTAPTSGASASFTPSASVATDANGLASVTATANGTAGSYSVTAQAGTVSATFALTNSPGSQATLRVTASPPAIAYNGTAALVTDGGSGSGTVSYAVTAGTGFCTVAGSTLTGIGVGTCTVTATKAGDSSYGPASATVDVTVGLAQQAALNVTAPASIAVNGSATLSANGGSGGGGVSFSLVSGAANCALSGATLTGTAVGSCTVMATKAADTHYQQATAQATVNVGKADQTISFGALPDRVLGSGDFNAGASASSGLAVSLSSQSAGVCAVEPDQTVHLFTAGQCTLRAEQAGDSRYNPAPGVDQSFAVTLPAGTSTNLAGTVGSGGGTVTASVGGAGWVFAPQSAGFIPLQGHPQSPAVAPPAGVSFPVGLFDFVAINGTPGSSMTATLTYSQPLPAGTQYWKFGPTAANTTPHWYAFPGAVISGNTVTLTIVDGGLGDDDLRANGTVVEPGGPALVAAAVGAGATAIPTLSEWGRLLLLALLSLAAWHGLRRRQRA, translated from the coding sequence ATGCGCCGCTCTGCTGCCGCTATCGCGCTTGCCGCATGTGCCATGCCTGTTTTGGCAGGGGGCGAGCCTCTGGTCCAGCGCGAGTTCGCAGGCCGGGGCAACCGCTTCATCGCCATGCCCGCGGGCGATGCGGCTGCGGGCTTCCGCGCCATGGCCGCGGGCCGGCGACTGGCCTTTGGCGTGTCGGACATACAGGTACAGATGAAAGGCGATGCGCTGCAGGCCAAGCGCCTGGGCGGCAGCAGCGCGCTGCGCTATGCGTTTGACGGCGGCGCGGCGGTGGCGCCGCAGGGCGTGGACCCTTCGGCCACCCTGTACCACTGGCTGGTGGGTGAGCGCGCGCAGTGGCTTACCGGCCTGAAGAGCTATGGCGGCATTGCTTACCGTGGCGTCTGGCCCGGCACCGATGCGGTGTTTGCCGGGGACGCGCAGGGCTTCAAGTACCAGTTCGAGCTGGCCGCCGGGGCCGACCCGGCGCGCGTGGCCTGGCGGGTCGATGGCGCCGACGACGTACAGGTGAACGCGGCGGGCGCGCTGGTCTGGCACGTGGGCGGCGAAACCGTGGTGGACGACGCGCCGGTGGTGTACCAGCCCGTGGGCGCGGCCCGGGTGCCGGTGGCTTCGGCCTACCGCATCGAGCCGCTGGGTGCCAACAGCTGGCGCATCAGCTTCTCCCTGGCCGCCTATGACACGTCCAGGCCCTTGGTGATCGACCCCGCGTGGATCGGCTACTCCGGCCTGGTGGGCGGCAATGCCGACGACCAGGTGCTGGCCGTGGCGCGCGATGTGCCGGGCAACACCTATGCCTGCGGCGTGACGCGCTCGCTTGACCTGCCGGGTGCCAGCAGGCTGGGCTCGCAGGGGAGCGACGACGCCTTCGTGGTGAAGTTCAACGCGCAGGGCACCGCGCAGTTCGTGACCTACCTGGGTGGCAGCAACAACGACAGCTGCAACGGCATTGCCCTGGATGGCGCGGGCAATATCTACCTGGCGGGTGGCACGGCCTCCAGCAACTTCCCCGTGGCGGGCAGCGATGGCGCCAACAGGTTGCGCCGCACCAAGGGCAGCGACCGCGATGCATTCGTCACGCGGCTTGCGCCCAGCGGCGCCAGCGTCGGCTACTCCGGCTTCATTGGCGGTTCGGAAGACGACCAGGCCAACGCGATTGCGGTGGACAGCGCGGGCCGCGCCTATGTGACGGGCTTCTCGACCTGCACCGCAACACAGGCGGCGGGGTGTGTGACGGCGAGCACCGCCTTCCCCGCGCTCACTGGCCCGCGCCTCACCCACGGCGGCGACGCGCTCGGCACCGGTGGCATGGACGCCTTTGTCGCACGCGTGGCGGCCGACGGCGGCACGCTGGAGTACGCCGGCTTCATTGGCGGCGACGGCGGTGCCGAGATGGGCAACGCGATTGCCGCAGGCGACGACGGCACGGCCTATGTGGCAGGCAGCACCGACTCGGCCAGCGGCCTGGCGGCGCCGGGCGGCTTTCGCACCACGGCCAACCCCCGCGCGGTGGATGCCGCCGACGGCTTTGCCGCCAAGGTCCTGGCCGACGGCAGCGGCCTGGGCTATTTCACCTTGCTCACCGGAAGCCCGCCGGCCAATGGCGAATCCGGTGCCGACCGGGCGTTGGCGATCGCGCTGGAAAACGACGGCTCGGTCGTCGTGGGGGGCGAGACGGATTCGGCCAACTTCCCGGCCTCGGAGGCCAATGCCCGCGTGGGTACCGGGCCGCAAGTGGCATCCGGCGGCGGCATGGACGGCTTCGTGCTGCGCCTGGACGCTGCGGGCGCCAGCATCGACCTGGCCAGCTATGTCGGTGGATCGGGCTATGACTTCGTCTCTGGCGTGGCCACCGATGGGCTGGCGTTCTACCTGGCCGGCGTGACCAACCCGGGCACCGGTTTTCCCACGGTGGCGCAAGGCGGCCTGAGCGCCACGCGCCGCGGCGGCCAGGATGGCTTCCTGGCCAGCATCGCGCGTGCCACGCCCATGGCCTTTGCCTACGCCGGCTTCATCGGCACGCCGGCGTCGGACGCCCTCTACGCACTGGCTGCGACCGAGGCTGATGGCGGCACCATCCTGTCGCTGGGCGGCGTGACAACCACCAGTGGCACCAGCGGCCTGACGCTGCCGACCACCGGTGCCAGTTCTGCGAGCGCCGCCGCCTCCAACGGCCTGGTGTTGCGCATCGATCCCTTCGGCCCGCCGGCCAACGTGGCCGTGCAGGCCGGCACGCCGCAAAGCGCTCCCATCAACACCGCCTTTGCCACGGCCCTGCAGGTCAAGGTGCTGGACGGCGACGGCGCACCCATGCGCAGCGTGGTGGTGAGCTTCACCGCGCCGACCAGCGGCGCCTCGGCCAGTTTCACGCCGTCCGCCTCGGTGGCCACCGACGCCAACGGGCTGGCTTCGGTGACAGCCACGGCCAACGGCACGGCCGGCAGCTACAGCGTGACGGCGCAGGCGGGGACCGTCAGCGCCACGTTCGCACTGACCAACAGCCCGGGCAGCCAGGCCACCCTGCGCGTGACCGCCAGCCCGCCCGCCATCGCCTACAACGGCACGGCCGCGCTGGTCACCGACGGGGGCTCGGGCAGCGGCACCGTGTCCTATGCGGTCACGGCGGGCACCGGCTTCTGTACGGTCGCAGGTAGCACGCTCACCGGCATTGGCGTGGGCACCTGCACCGTGACGGCAACCAAGGCCGGGGACAGCAGCTACGGCCCGGCCTCTGCCACCGTCGATGTGACCGTGGGCCTGGCCCAGCAGGCGGCATTGAATGTGACGGCGCCCGCCAGCATTGCGGTCAATGGCAGCGCCACGCTCAGCGCCAACGGGGGTTCCGGCGGCGGTGGGGTTTCCTTCTCGCTGGTATCGGGCGCAGCCAATTGCGCGCTCTCGGGCGCGACGCTGACCGGCACGGCCGTGGGCAGTTGCACCGTCATGGCCACCAAGGCCGCCGACACCCACTACCAGCAGGCCACGGCACAGGCCACGGTGAACGTGGGCAAGGCAGACCAGACCATCAGCTTTGGCGCCTTGCCCGACAGGGTGCTGGGCAGCGGCGACTTCAATGCCGGCGCCAGCGCGTCATCGGGCCTGGCGGTCAGCCTCAGCAGCCAGAGCGCGGGCGTGTGCGCAGTCGAGCCAGATCAGACGGTGCATCTGTTCACCGCAGGCCAGTGCACGCTGCGCGCCGAGCAGGCGGGCGACAGCCGCTACAACCCGGCGCCCGGCGTGGACCAGAGCTTTGCCGTGACGCTGCCCGCCGGTACCAGCACGAACCTGGCGGGCACGGTCGGCTCGGGCGGCGGCACGGTCACGGCAAGCGTGGGTGGCGCGGGCTGGGTCTTTGCACCGCAGTCGGCCGGATTCATCCCGTTGCAGGGCCACCCGCAATCGCCCGCCGTGGCGCCCCCGGCGGGTGTGAGCTTTCCGGTGGGCCTGTTCGACTTCGTCGCCATCAATGGCACGCCGGGCTCCAGCATGACCGCCACGCTGACCTATTCCCAGCCCCTGCCTGCGGGCACGCAGTACTGGAAGTTCGGCCCCACCGCCGCCAACACCACGCCGCACTGGTATGCGTTCCCGGGGGCCGTGATCTCGGGCAATACGGTGACCCTCACCATCGTGGACGGCGGCCTGGGTGACGATGACCTGCGGGCCAACGGCACGGTGGTCGAGCCCGGCGGCCCGGCACTGGTGGCTGCGGCGGTGGGTGCCGGCGCCACGGCAATCCCGACCCTCTCGGAGTGGGGCCGGCTGCTGCTGCTGGCCTTGCTGTCGCTGGCCGCATGGCACGGCCTGCGGCGCCGGCAAAGGGCCTGA
- a CDS encoding tail fiber protein, whose protein sequence is MSNPFVAEIRIVTFNFAPTGWAQCNGQLMPISQNTALFSLLGTNYGGDGNTTFALPNFQGSFPLHQGQGPSLSSYDIGQIGGASSVTLLSSELPSHSHNIVPGAPANAAVADPQGAALGASPSRPYSSTAAPSVAMSPAAVGVAGAGQPHNNLPPYLVLNFIIAMQGIFPSRP, encoded by the coding sequence ATGTCCAACCCATTCGTTGCCGAGATCCGTATCGTCACCTTCAATTTCGCCCCAACGGGCTGGGCGCAATGCAACGGCCAACTGATGCCGATATCGCAGAACACCGCGCTGTTCTCGCTGCTGGGCACGAACTATGGCGGCGATGGGAACACCACTTTTGCGCTGCCCAATTTCCAGGGAAGTTTCCCCCTGCACCAGGGGCAGGGGCCCAGTCTGTCCTCATACGACATCGGACAGATCGGTGGGGCTTCGAGCGTGACCTTGCTGTCGTCAGAGTTGCCATCGCATAGCCACAACATCGTGCCGGGCGCTCCGGCCAATGCCGCGGTGGCCGACCCGCAGGGGGCAGCGCTGGGGGCTTCGCCTTCCCGGCCCTACAGCAGCACGGCCGCGCCGAGCGTGGCGATGTCCCCAGCCGCCGTGGGCGTTGCCGGCGCGGGGCAGCCGCACAACAACCTGCCGCCTTATCTGGTGCTGAACTTCATCATCGCCATGCAGGGCATTTTTCCTTCGCGGCCATAG
- a CDS encoding tail fiber protein encodes MSQPYLGEIRIVSFDFAPRGWALCNGQLMPINQNQALFSLMSTRYGGDGTTNFQLPDLRGRMPMHQGSGFVQGKSGGEERHTLTVGEMPGHNHLLMGTSATGRATAPAGNVLAAARGHYAEGAGVALDAQSVSSTGGNQSHDNMPPYLALNFVVALAGIFPSRN; translated from the coding sequence ATGTCGCAACCCTATCTCGGTGAGATCCGGATCGTTTCATTCGATTTCGCCCCACGAGGCTGGGCGCTCTGCAATGGGCAACTGATGCCTATCAACCAGAACCAGGCGCTTTTTTCGCTGATGAGCACTCGGTACGGCGGCGATGGCACCACGAACTTCCAATTGCCGGATCTGCGAGGCCGCATGCCCATGCATCAGGGATCAGGCTTCGTGCAAGGGAAAAGCGGCGGCGAAGAGCGCCACACGCTTACTGTCGGCGAGATGCCCGGCCACAATCATCTGCTGATGGGCACCTCCGCCACCGGCCGCGCCACGGCCCCGGCGGGCAATGTGCTGGCGGCGGCCCGCGGCCACTATGCAGAGGGCGCAGGCGTGGCACTGGATGCGCAGTCCGTCTCAAGCACTGGCGGCAACCAGTCGCACGACAACATGCCGCCCTACCTGGCGCTGAATTTCGTCGTTGCATTGGCGGGCATCTTCCCGTCGCGGAACTAG
- a CDS encoding tail fiber protein, whose amino-acid sequence MSDPYVGEIRMFAGNFAPVNWAFCNGQLLSIAENDTLYTLIGTTYGGDGVVAFALPDLRGRIPLHMGRGNTGTTYLQGQRAGAETVQLSTQEIPEHNHQLMAASSAGYLASPENGLPARHRDYKAFVATGAGMGGTPLHTSSLSATGGNQPHENLPPYMCVSFIISLFGIFPSQN is encoded by the coding sequence ATGTCGGACCCCTATGTTGGCGAGATTCGCATGTTTGCGGGCAACTTTGCGCCCGTGAACTGGGCGTTCTGCAACGGCCAGCTACTGTCGATCGCCGAGAACGACACGCTTTACACGCTGATCGGCACGACCTATGGGGGTGATGGGGTGGTCGCCTTCGCATTGCCTGACTTGCGCGGCCGCATCCCCTTGCATATGGGCAGGGGCAACACTGGCACGACCTATCTGCAGGGGCAGCGCGCCGGGGCTGAAACCGTCCAGCTCAGCACCCAGGAAATACCCGAGCACAACCATCAGCTCATGGCGGCCTCCAGCGCCGGCTACCTGGCCAGCCCGGAAAACGGCCTGCCCGCGCGGCACCGCGATTACAAGGCCTTCGTGGCCACGGGCGCGGGTATGGGCGGCACGCCGCTGCATACCTCCAGCCTTTCGGCAACGGGCGGCAACCAGCCGCACGAGAACCTGCCGCCTTATATGTGTGTGTCCTTCATCATTTCTCTGTTCGGCATTTTTCCGTCGCAGAACTGA